A stretch of the Vigna radiata var. radiata cultivar VC1973A chromosome 9, Vradiata_ver6, whole genome shotgun sequence genome encodes the following:
- the LOC106773874 gene encoding uncharacterized protein LOC106773874, with protein sequence MSKKNNLAKRKKQYEFDLQREKQEKQKKEKKLLAKKNSMKVDGRNKKKGGFQVGKRKVKVKLTALAKAKAAQAMELDN encoded by the exons ATGTCAAAGAAGAACAACCTCGCCAAGAGAAAGAAGCAATACGAATTCGATCTCCAAA GGGAGAAGCAAGAGaagcaaaagaaagagaagaagctCCTTGCGAAGAAAAACAGTATGAAA GTTGATGgtagaaacaagaaaaagggtGGATTTCAGGTGGGGAAGAGAAAAGTGAAGGTCAAGTTGACTGCCCTTGCTAAAGCTAAGGCTGCCCAGGCAATGGAGCTTGACAACTGA